The DNA window TTAGTAatcatagttaatttttaaaaaatattttaatattttttaatatttattttttttctcctttttttattaattaattaatacatttatctccttttactattttttcttttgtctatttttattaattaattaagttaattatttactttttactatttatttttttatttgatttttatttttatttttattttttctactaTTTTACTTCTTACTATatcaacataaattattttaaaattatttgttctCTTTTTAGGCATTAATACTTGAATACTGtaatatataaagtaattcaatatttactataatatttaaatttatagaaCAATATATTCATTTGTCCTTCCTTTTGATTTTTACTCCAATTTACATAAATATGACCATACATAAATATGACTAGTATATAATCTGTATTTAACTTGTTGAAGCATAGTTTGAACTGCAAATAAAATTTCTTGAGaaaagattaataaataattatttaataaaaatacttaagtaaaatatgaaaatattagagtattaaaacattgaaaaaaatgaatatttaattaataaatattaaatttaaaaaaaaaattaactatggttAATATTTGAGGTTAGATgagtcaatttttaataatatgtacgtttaaataaaattttaatagtttatacGTCTAAATGACCTAGTTGTACAAGTGCATACgtctaaatgattttttatttttatttttatttctcttttctgTATAAGTGGTAGACCATGTCAGATTCGTGACATTATTTTCTTTCCTAACTTCGTTATCCCTATTacgttaaaatatatatatttatatatataaaagaaagaaataaattaaacaaataacatttacaaatcaaatatattagattatagTATTTTAtgtaacttattatttaaaattactatttaaaattacaacaaaTATATTATGCAACTTATTTTTTAAGTCTAGACTATGTGAATTTGTATAGGTGGGTTGCATTGAGGCCCTTATGTTCCCCCACATGGAGAGGGCAAACAAccatatttacaaaaaaaaaaaaaaaaaaaaaaatttaactgtTTTGCTCTTTCTTGTAACCGGGATCCCGTAACCGAGAATTATTTTTGATTGAGGCCTGAGGTGGCTAAAACGGTACAATCCCATACAATTTTGTTTGATCAGTATTTTCTAAAATAAGGCTTCAAATTCAGAACCGGCTTCTTGTTAAATGAAGGGAAAGCTTGTCAAATTACCCtcatcgcgtaacgcgaagggcaTGATCGTTACGCGAATGAcacgatcgtcacgcgaagggcACGATCGTTACGCGAATGCCAGGATCGTCACGCGAAAGGCACGATCATTCTGGATTTTTCACCGACTTTTCCTTCGCAAAACGATCATGCCTTTCGAGTTAATTATGCGGCGGAAGTAATttcgtcaaaatattttaaaataattatttacgcaattaaatttatacgCTGGTCACCCACgcatttattgaattttttagaATCATTTCGTCAAAAAGTACATATATAacacacaaatatatatatatatatatatatatatatatatatatatatatatatatatattatccgGCTAATTAAGGAGTACGAAGACAAATGAAAAGCTTTAATTAATTCAGCGAGACAGAAATGATAACTCAtgtaaagttaaaaaaaaaaatattcaacaattttttttttctttttaaaattagggaGAACTACCCATCTTAGACCATCTTCAAccgaaaaatatattttcaaactcattttggtataaatgtcacatcaaacagtaaatcttctccaaccgaaaaactcattctcaaacccaaaagaatattcttataatattcttcattacatcaacttttataactttttaatatcaccccatatattttacaatattatatattacaccacaatattttaatatcacccaattattttaaatttattataaataaattattaaaaattcaaaaattacaatacacaaactaaataaaaaattatttttcactattatgatctttttaaatattattataatatttgaacattattatattttttttgaatattattataatttttttaacattattataatttttttaaatattattataaatttatgttatataaaaaaatattatataaatgaattaaattatataaattattaaaataataaattatgtaaataagtttaatgtataaaatgGACCTAAATTAAGTCTAagggttaaattttaaaagcaGAATAAATTTTGAGTTTATGAATAGTGCAAACACATATATGCGTTTGTAGGAGAGGTAAAATGAGGGAAACTATTGGTATTGGTTGAAGTGAAAAAGGGGTTTTGGGTATAAGTATAAGTATGAATTTGGTGTTCGATTGGAGTTGCTCTTTaacaaaaattcattttcttttagaaCTCCTTTCCTACATCGTGGTCATGGCCCCACTTGACCCACTTTTGTTGAAAACGTCTCATAGTTAGAATCaatcaacaattttatttttaacatgtttaaaatcttttcattctatttttctttaaaaagatTATCATAATTATCCTATACATGAGTTAAAATTGAAGATTTTCAACCAaggaaaattcaaatattttttcttggGAAAATTATCCCAATTAAGTTTTTTACTATATACTTAATTATTCAACCAATGAAGATTCTAATATGAAACAAAGATATTATCTCTTTAAATATTGTTTCAGTTAACTCTTTCTCACTCAATTGTGccttttttattaatcattctAAATacgaatatattttttcaaacaacccaaaacaacataataaaagtttgttttaggttgttttttttttttatcaaatacttatatattttacctttttttataaaatttaaattgtacaaataaaaatacattataataattcaatgaataatcaattaaaaagtcaaataattttaattttagttcgaacaacaatttgtttaaaaaaaaatcaaataacccaacatcaaactAGCTCTATATTTATTTTGCCTGAACCAATAGTATATAGACATGGAAACAACGACTTTTGGATTAAACAAACAAGTCAAAAATAACTATTCAATATCCAAactattcaaattaaatataaattgggCATACGCTGatctgatttatttatttaatttataatgttttggaCGGTTCCACCTATTATATGGAGCCGAtagatgaaaatataaaatcctaaaaaaaatatattttttttaacaaaacagagaagaaaacatataaaaaacagAAAGACAATCAAATTCGAATAAATACCCTTGACAAATACagaatatttttaacacaaattTGATAACTGGTATAACTTGTTAAGTaacatgttattttaattattaaaaattataatattatttaaatatattaatatttggaccttattttaaattttcttttaattcacgaacataactaaatattattttttctacatttttattaatcaaatcatttaatttattaatcaaaatactgtatatatatattttaattttttttaaattatcattatatattaatatttttaaaattttttttttttaatttttttaaaaaaaactaacttcCCAAAATCTCTCTACTAACTAATGTATCAAAGAATGTCCTATATATGTAACACCAAAGTCTTAAAGGTCTTTATTAACTAAAGTCTTTATATAATCATCATCAATGACGTAGAGATGTtatataatagaataaaatattttgtggtGCAAAATGATAGTACTAAAGGTCTTTGTTTTGTTAAGCAAGAAAACAGttgttataaatattcaaagaaagaagaaagatttgacagaagaaggaagaagaaaagaaagattAATGGAGTTAGTAGTCATTCCATTTCCAGGCATAGGCCATTTGGTATCATTATTGGAGATGGCAAAGCTGTTAGTCGACAGAGATACTCGACTTACTGCAAATGTCATCGTCATCAACATGCCCGAAGGCCCTCCAATCGACATCACTTCCATCAAACAATCCATCTCCACCGATAGAATACGTTTCATCGAAATCCCCAAGGACGAACGCGATTCAACCCGTGAGGTCATGAAGAACACCGCCACATCCTTTACCAATTTCATCGGGACCCAGATACCCTTCATCCAAGACGCAATCACAACACACGTTATCAAACGCTCTGGATCAGGCCGCCTAATCGCCTTTCTTGTTGACATGTTCTGTGTTAGCATGATGGATGTAGCCGAACAGGATTTCCGAGTTCCTAGCTATATATTCTTCCCATCTAATGCATCTCTACTCGGACTTTCTAACCATCTACTCACGTTAAGCGATAATGGACAGGACATCACCGATTTCAATGGGTCGGACGCTGAATTGGATGTGCCGGCCTTCCCAATTCCGTTTCCGGCTAAGGTTCTTCCGTGGAGGGTGATGGATAAGAATGGTGGGTCAGCTGCGTATTTAGATCTCGTTAGGAGTTTGAGAAGGGCAAAGGGGATCGTAGTGAACACGTTCTACGATGTGGAGCCGGAAGCAATAGAAGCTATATTGAATGATGAAGGATCCCCACCAATTTACCCAGTTGGTCCGATTCTCAATCTAAACAAGAGTGTCGGAGAAAAACGCGATGATATTGTGCAGTGGTTAGACCAGCAGCCTCCGTCGTCTGTAATATTCCTCTGTTTCGGGAGCATGGGCAGCTTCGAAGATGCCCAGGTGAAACAGATGGCCATAGCCATAGAACGCAGCGGCCATCGATTCCTTTGGTCAGTTAGGCGTCCTCCAACGTCGAGCGGCGGAAAGCCTTGGTTAACCAGTGAATACAATGTGTTGGAGTTGGAAGAGGTTATGCCGGAAGGATTCTTTACCCGGACGGCGGAGATCGGGAAGGTGATCGGTTGGGCTCCTCAGGTGGACGTGCTGGGGCATAAGGCGGTGGGGGGTTTTGTGACGCATTGTGGGTGGAATTCAACAATGGAGAGTTTGTGGTTTGGAGTGCCGACGGCGTCTTGGCCATTGTATGCAGAGCAGCAAGCGAATGCGTTTCAGATGATTAAAGTGCTGGACCTGGCGGTGGAGATTAAGATGGATTATAGGAAAAATTGGACTAAGGGTGGAGAGGATATCGTTGTGGAGGCTGGGATTATTGAAAACGCGTTAAGGCAGCTGATGGATGAAGAAAATAGCATAGAGAATCAAGATAGGCGGAAGAGGGTTAAGGAGATGAGTGAGAAGAGCAGGAAGGCGGTCCAGGAAGGCGGTTCATCCTATTTGTCTTTAGGCCGGTTTATTGACGATATTACCAACATTCCTGCCTGATCTACTTTAATTCCCGATCTTGGTTTTATTgtggttttttatttttatttttaaaacatactatcccatttgaattttaattttattgtgatatttcatcttttataatatatatatatatatatatatatatatatatatatatatatatatatatatatatatatatataaaaagagagaggttaattataaagtattaatttttttttaaatgattgacgtatattaaaaatatgataaaaattgtttaagcaaaatgaaaaatcactgaatgaaaaaaattactCAATAAGTTATTTAGTTCGTAAATTTTATAGAAGAACGCACTAGAGTAACCCGATGGAAAAAGTCAGCCAAAGAGACCAAACATGTCACGGGTTCCATACCCACCGAAGGCGATTTGAATGGACTCGGAGTTTCATTGTTGTGGGTGTCATGATAATGTTAGTttccttaattcaaaaaaaaaaaaatcttagagaAAAACGATTAATTCCTCGACTGACTCTACCAATTTTCTTAAACAGAAATTAAAAAACGTCATAATAACTTTAAGTTttctaattatgatttaattatcataataattaatcctaatttaaGCTTAACTTCCCCtctagattattttaaattaaaaaattcaaaatattatttaatattattataaattaataatattatttataaattggggtatcttaaattttcatgtttataaAATGTCTTTATCGAACTGAGTtagaataaaacaaaatttgtttttggaAAACGTGGGTTCGAGGTTgaacatttaaaattcataCCCTAATGTATAATAAGGTATAATGATAAAAACCTGGATGACAACAAATGCTGATATTGAAATAACAATTATTCATAGGTGGGGATAGACTATCACAATAGTCTTATGCATGTTGGGGAATAGTCTTATCAACTTCTCCTAGGGAATTATGATAATAATCATGCTATGTCCATCAAGAGATCATCGAACAATGTTTTTGTCATCTTCCGTCACAAGAAAGGGATGCATGTTACTTTGTCATGCTTTATGGTGCCTTATTTGTTTGTGGCGTGGGGAGCTTTGACAAAAGCTACTTGGGGATGGACTATTCCCAATTATGTTTCAAATATTGTTTGAAAATAGAAGAAAccttaattatattaatgaatCATGGTAACTTGGATTCAAAATGTGTCCGGGACTAAGCTACGAGCATTCAAATGATCGTGTTTgataaaattgaccggttaataagaacttaacaaaacaaacttattgtgcaggaacggcCAAGAACtacaaccggtcaagtaatcaaaccggctagaagaagcaaatgacaaatccaaaacctgaagctatccggttgaactgaacaacctatTAACATGATCAGTTGGAATGAAGtattcaatccaaatccaaagaacaaatccaacgagaagactatttagagaaagaagtcaaggatatcaaataaagaaccatttacaaattggtgcaaacaaacATTTTGGGTATATacagaagatgacatcaaagcCTCAGACTGTGATATTGCCATATTGATGCAAGTGTGATGATAcactgcaggctgcagaagattgcctgaaaaACAGTTACCATTCtggtataagtcaaaggagcaacTTCCCAGGTACatgcaactgtccaaccgacagttgctataatcaagcaaagacaaattaagccggtctgctccatgccttggaagcctaaaccgcatttaatgctatgTTGATCCTCTGCTCAatcaatcagattcaaggattatcctaaaggtatccgttgaagaaatgtgaccgttgtcacattttatctataaaaggagaagctaaAGAAGCTGAAGAAGTAATGTTATGAGCGAACAACAAGATACGCATGCACAGAGAAAACAAGTTACAAAGTGATCAAAAGTCcttatctctctaaaagattcaaagcttgtgtgtgtgtttgtgaAGTGTTACAATTTCTATAAGagttgtaagagtgattatcgagcagtaaataaaactcgatcgtgtattatgtttgagtattccttagtgaatatccttctcgttgtttgagaagaaagggtgacgtaggagttttatctccgaacatccataaaaacctgtctcgtGCTTTATTTCATACCGGTTCTATATCCTAACCGACTCATATCATTCTTACCGCCTTACTAACCTTCAAACCGACATTCTCCAAATCACATCTCTTTCCATCATGTGTGTGTGTTGTTTCAAtatgaaacaaaccacttctgcacttgaacttggttcaagggtttgtgacagcttgtgataactaattcttaaccggattagcaCCAACCGTTGAGCGTTGTCAGAGAttatcctttagccggaccccagGCCATTATCGGCGATCAAATCCTAACAGATCGGTAGAGATTATCTTGCTTAAAGAGACCGAGTTCCTTCTTCACACATGTTAAGATATAGATGATAAATTCATTCTCGTGAAGACGATTATCCAAATTCTTAACTCGCAAGGAAGGTGACCGAGATGTGGGGTCTcgtttagttatatttttggttgtgTTTGTTATGGGCCGCATTCCTTCGAAAGTTCAATTATTTCTGATATAGTTACAGAGAGAATTTCAATTTTCTAGTTTCGggaatttttttctcttttttgggGCTTCTAGGACATATCTAGAGGAATCAATACATTTTTGCTATTATGATAGTCATCGGGACAACCACCCGAGTAAACTTAAACGATGATTTCATCTCAACCTACACAGGAGCATATATTATACGTATAtgtatagatttttttaagccTTGAGTCTAGCTCTTTTTGTTCTTTTGTTATAAAGAGGAATGAGACGTCCTTTATCAAATTGTGCCTTTAGCTTGACTTTTGGGGTTTATTCCAGTTCTTTTTTAAAAAAGCCTTCCATAGAAGGTTAATTTTCTAGATATTCACATGGTACGAAAACGAGCTTATTAAAGATATCCATCGATTAGAGTTTCTTGGAAACTGGGGGTCATATTTGGGAGATTAATCATTGTTTGATTAACAAAATTGCTCTTAACTTTTGCCTTtacttatttcctaaaatcATTATCACTGGTTGGTGAAAAGTAGAACCAAGGTTCCCACTGTCTTCAGACTTATGTGAGATAGAATTGGGAATTGTCgattccttttatttttttattgattgagACCGGACCTATATGTAGACTGCCTACATATCTTTCTTTTCACCttgacatatattttttttattcctttGGAAGAATCAGGTATCACGTAGTTCTCCCTTCGTCATGACGTAGTTATACAAAACTAGAGGTCCATTAGTTCATTCGAGGATGAGGACTAAATCCGTTTTAATCCTTGTAAGGCTGGATTATGGGCCATCATAATCCTGGTAAGGCTAGATTGTGAATCGTCATAGTCCTAGTTGAAATCACACATAATATCGTTTCTTCACCTTCAATTGTAAATAGGTGAACTATACCTCTAAAGAGgattttcttaattaggaaGGGTCATTCCCATCGTGGTCGGAACTTGCCCCTAGAGTCTTACAGTCTTACAGTTCTCGGGTTCATTTGACCACCAAGTTACATTCTTTTAGGTTCATGGACTTGACCTTTCTATTAAAGGTATCGACATTTGTTTTTGGTAAACCTAGGTTTTGCATAACGcatctgttagataaaattagatcggttaaataaaacttaacaaaaacaaaactcttgtgcaggaacaggcaaaggaccgaaccggtcaaattaAGAAACCGGTTAAGAAACGAAACCGGACAAAGAACTCAATAGGCCAagtaactcaaccggtcaagttatcaatcCGACCAAAAatctgaccgaacaagaaagacaagatcggtcaaaacagaaggacggaaacactagacagtcggtcatttagaagccaaggaataaccggaagtcatccggttaacacacataaccgaccaacataaaaagatacttcgggtatccgttgagaatgataccaaatgaacagactgaacattgccatattcatacaagtctgaggaaagtctgcaggctgcagaagaccgtcctacaagatctttccacttcaggataattcagaaagacaatcttccaagtacagacaactgtctaaccgacagttaccacattgagtaaaagacaaccctagccggtttgacctacacactggaagacgagatcgccaggtctgaatcactgaaccactgctcagccaatcagattcaaggaaatgaaatgtgaccgttggcacatttcacctataaaagaaggagttgaagaggagtaaatgtgggacacataAGGGATCTTTGAGAATTACAAGTTCTGAACTTTCAACAttttgtgttctatctctagaaagcttaagcgctTAGTTGAAGtataattctacaatttcggttaaaattgtacgagtgttatcgagcaggaaataagtctcgatcggattgtgtttgtattccttagtgaatatccttctcgcggtttcgagaggaaggggtgacgtaggagctttatctccgaacatccataaaaacctgtcttgctACTTACTTTCTGCTTacttttactttataaccgatctgcactaaccgactaataccgctccaaccgaatcACTAAGTCCCAAAAActgacccatcaatttccaaacctgtcctattcaaaaccggttctgcctatcttgtgagtgtgctgcttcaacataaaacaaaccacttccgcgcttgaacctggttcaagggtttgtgacagtttgtgtagtattgaaaccccggtgttaatctctaaccggattaatcaccaccctttgagtgagacgcgataaccggccaaccccggtcccccagccgcgacctagatcctaacaattggtatcagagcagttagtttcaatactcaagcaagcatgtcttttgataggcccccaatgctagaaggtgatgattttgccaactggaaATCACgaatgcacctgcacttaatcaccatggatgacgagatgcagttcatcatagtcgaaggaccgataatcattgacaaggatagaaaggactggacagctgaagataggagaagaaacaatctggataaccatgccaaaAACTGCATCTCCaacggtgtggacagaaacacgtattgcaagatcagagattgcaaaaccgcaaaagaaacatgggaaactgTTATACAGAttcatgaaggaaatgaaagaaccaaggaaatgaaagaaccaaggaaaacaagataatggtggctactcagaagtttgaaaacatcaagatgagaccgggagaaacaatgagagaatacagtgaccggttcacaggtgtgatagacgagctagcaactcttggcaaaaggtatgacaacaaggaagttatcatgaaagcgttaagatctcttccaagtgcatgggatatgaagacaatggtgatgagggaatcaaactgcctaagcaagataaaactacatgatgtatttgaagatcttaaggcatatgagtttgaaatgagatctaggactgaagaagaagtctcagcctcaacctcaaccagagcactgatcacatccacagaacctgttgcacctgcaccgatcagaaccgctgaacagttcaccgaagatgccatggcaatgcttgcacataaatttgggaggttcatgaaaagaagccaaccgacaaacaactacaactatggtgataaatctaatgtaagatgctataactgcaactgtttgggacatttcaagtgggaatgcagaaaactaaagagagatgaccggaaaccggacaatcaaaataatcgaaataactatcaacaaaccggtgaaggaagtgaggttcagaaagcactgatagtcGATGATGGAGGTAGCTTATGGGCTcatagtg is part of the Impatiens glandulifera chromosome 1, dImpGla2.1, whole genome shotgun sequence genome and encodes:
- the LOC124918852 gene encoding UDP-glycosyltransferase 71A15-like — its product is MELVVIPFPGIGHLVSLLEMAKLLVDRDTRLTANVIVINMPEGPPIDITSIKQSISTDRIRFIEIPKDERDSTREVMKNTATSFTNFIGTQIPFIQDAITTHVIKRSGSGRLIAFLVDMFCVSMMDVAEQDFRVPSYIFFPSNASLLGLSNHLLTLSDNGQDITDFNGSDAELDVPAFPIPFPAKVLPWRVMDKNGGSAAYLDLVRSLRRAKGIVVNTFYDVEPEAIEAILNDEGSPPIYPVGPILNLNKSVGEKRDDIVQWLDQQPPSSVIFLCFGSMGSFEDAQVKQMAIAIERSGHRFLWSVRRPPTSSGGKPWLTSEYNVLELEEVMPEGFFTRTAEIGKVIGWAPQVDVLGHKAVGGFVTHCGWNSTMESLWFGVPTASWPLYAEQQANAFQMIKVLDLAVEIKMDYRKNWTKGGEDIVVEAGIIENALRQLMDEENSIENQDRRKRVKEMSEKSRKAVQEGGSSYLSLGRFIDDITNIPA